The region GCTGGTGTAGATGGTGATATTGAATTATTACTTTCAAAGAATAATATTTCTAGAATTTTTGATGTCCCTAAAATCGCCCCTAAGAAAATCCCTTTAAAAGGAAGAGAAGACCTAACAAGTCAACCTTCTTTATTATTAGATAGTTGGGAATCTAAAAACTCTCCATCCCTTCCTGCGTTATATGCCCAACCCTATGAAGGTGGTAACAGAATATGGCTTCATTCTCCTTCAGTTTCCGAAAGAATCAATTTAGGCAGCAAACTAGATAAATATCTTAAAGAAAAGGGGGAGGTTATTTGTTTAGGAAATGATTGGCTGGACTTCCTTAATGATTCGCTTAGTTCAGCATCTAAATTTAAACTTAATGAAGAATCAGAAGCAATTTCACTGGTTATAGATATTAATGGGGAAGGTGAGATAATAGATTGGAAATTTGTTCTTAGCATTGTTAAACCAGTAAAACTTATTACAGCAAAACAGCTTAAGGCAATTAACAATAGAAAGCCAACATCCAAGTCCATTCCTGTAGTACTTAAAGCTATCAAAGATAATCTTGAAGTAATTTATACGATTTTACATTCAGCAAAACTAATCAATAATACCAATAATGTATCTATTAAATTAGATGAGTACATCCCTAATATAGACAGATTAAGTGAATTACAAATAACTTTTCCTGGCAGGGACTTTCATGGATGGTCTAAAACATATGACAGTGGTGATCCTCAGTCCATATTAGATATCTATATTAGACTTTCTAATAATATACTTGCCAAGCATTTAGTTGGATATAAATTGCCAATTATATATAAGGAACATGAAGAAATAGATCAATCATATATTAATGAGGTGTCTAAATCAGCATTGGCATTAGATAAAAAGATAACAGTAAATCCTGATGGTACCGTAACGATAATTGAGTTAATAAAATCATTTGAGTCAAGTACCGAAAAGAAAATACTTCATAAACTTATGAAGCATATAATTCCTGGGATTCATTTGAAACTTTATAAGCCAAATTCTGATATAGATAATGATGATCAAAATAAAGAGATAAAAACAAATAATATTGAGGCCTTTTGGTGTTGCCCTTATTTGAATTATTGGAATGTTTTTAATCAGCTTATATTAACTTCACTTTTAGCTGATGGTAAAAATAAATCTACTAGTCGAAGTAAGGAAATTATAGACTTGGGTAAAAAAGATAGCTGGAGAGATGTTGATTGGGATATCTTCTCATCTAAGATAAAGGAAAATATTGATAAGCATTCAAATTTAAGGTTAGTTCAAAATCTAAATGAAATAAGAAAAAAGTCGAAATCCTTTAGAAATAACATAATATCAATTGCTCAGTGTAGGGAAGCACAGAAAATCATAGGTAAAGAAGTAACCGCTGTTATTACTGGAGTACAAAGTTATGGTTTTTTTGCTGAGATAGAAGATTTAACGGCTGAAGGATTAGTACACGTAAGCACTTTAGGTGACGATTGGTATGAATATAGATCTAGACAGAACCTTTTAGTTGGAAGAAAGAATAAAAAGACTTATCAACTTGCTCAAAATGTTAATGTTAGGGTTCTAAAGGTAGATATTATAAAAAATCAAATTGATTTGGAGCTTGTAAAAGATTCTGATAAAGAATCAATAAATAAAATTGATATTGATTCTTATAGTTAAAAGCAAATGAACAGTATTGTTATTGCTATGACAGGCGCTTCAGCTATGCAAATAGGTGAACGTTCAATACAAGTTTTGTTAGAAAATAATCAAGATGTTGATTTAATTCTTAGCAAGGGTGCATATGAAGTAGCGAAAAGTGAACGTAATATTAATATTCCAGTAGAACCAAAAGCTCAATGTGATTTTTGGAGAAACAGACTTGACGTTAATTCAGGAAAGCTAACTTGTTTTAGATGGAACGATCATTCAGCTTCAATTGCAAGCGGTAGTCATAAGACAAAAGGTATGGTAATTGTCCCTTGTTCAATGGGAACAATGGGGAGGATAGCCTCCGGCTTTTCATCAGATTTAATAGAAAGATGTGCCGACGTTCACTTAAAGGAGAATAGGCCTTTAATAATATCTCCAAGGGAAACACCATTAAATTTAATTCATATAGACAACATAAAACGTTTAGCTATTGCTGGAGCATTAATAGTTCCGCCGATTCCAGCTTGGTATACAAACCCACAAAATATTGAAGACATTATTGATTTTATTGTAGTTAGATTGTTTGATTCACTTGGCGAAGATTTAGATTACATTAAGAGATGGGATGGTCCAAACAAATGAAGTTTAATACTTTAATAAAAGCAATACCTTTACTATCAACTTTATTATTGATAACGTTTCTAAGTATTAGTAATCAAAAGGAATATACTAGATTAAGATTGCTTGTATGGAATACGCCATCACTTACATTAGGAACATATCTTTCCATATCTATAGGAACAGGCTTTATTATTTCATACCTTATAACAACTAATCTTGCAAAAGTATATGCCGGCAACGCAAATAAACCACTAAGGTACAAAGGTGAAAGCAAATATGAAGAGAGTAATGAGATATCAGATACCTTTGATACACTATCATCTGAAAACACTTTAATACATAGAGATTTTAAAGATCCATTACCTACAATTAAAGCTAATTTTAGAGTAATTGAGAGAAGAGAAAAAAAATATCCAAGTTCTATAAATAATAGCGTTAACAACGTCAACTTAAATGAATTTGAAGAGCCATACTATGAAAAACCTTATAAGAATGAAATTAGCACCCAGATGAATTCAAGTTCAGATGATTGGAGTGATGAATCTTATTCAAGATGGTAATCGGAAATTTTAACAATATATTTAATCAACAATATCCCAACATCGATCTTAATGAATTTGTTAAACTGAACAAATGGAAAATCAACCCCCCACAAACGATAAGAACTCCGGAAATGAAGTAAAAAAGACAGAATCTAATAATTTGAATATTCAAGAAACTTCTGTTGTTAACCAAAAAGTTTCCAATATTTTAGATAACCCAAAAACGTCATCTGAAATCAAACCAAACAAACCTCCAAAACCACCTAAGTTAGAAGACAAACCCTTTGATGAGTTTATAATTAAACATTTAATTCCTGGACTAAAGACCTCTATAGAAGATAAAGGAACATTAGTCAGTGAAATTAAATTAATAGAAGGTGAAAGGCCAGTTGTCGGAGGTAAATGCTGGATGGTATTTTGTGAAATGTCTGAACAAAGAAAATTTTGGCTTTGCTTTAACAGTGAAATAATAACTTCAGATAAAACTATACTATTAGCAGAATCAAATTCGGATCCAAGCATTGTTGAATCCTTCCTGATTGACGAGAAAAAGACTACATTACCTTTACTAATATCGAGGGTACTTCAAAGATTAAATGGTCAGAAATGGATTGGTGCTAATTAATTGTATTTGTTTAGTTATTAACTAAATAAATCTTTTTATTGTTATTATTTTTTTAATAATAACAATAAATATATCTTCTTAATATTTATATACGCAGTTCAGGCAGTCAAATGCCATAATAAGAAAAAAAACAAATTGAGAAACTCATTACTAAGTAAACAAACTGAAAAAGTACTGTTTCATACTTTTGATGACACATTAAAGCCACAAATTGAAGATTTATTGTCACTTGGTAAATCTGCCGGAGCTGACCTAATAGAAATCTTTCTTGAAAAATCAGACAATATATCTTTATTAGCAGAGCAAGAGGAAATATCCAATGTCAGTCCATCTTTTGGAATTGGAGCTGGTATCAGGGTGTTTCTTGGAAAAAAAGACGGTTTTGTTAGTACAAACGATTTATCCAATGAAGGACTACTCTTTGCTCTTAATCAGGCTTTAGGTATGTTGGGCCTAGCAGTCGGAACTAAAAACAACGTTAGATTTGAAGGATTAACTGAATTAAAAGACTTTGGTACAAAAAAAAATGAATGGTTAGTTAATTCTCCAAATCTTGATGAATCAACCTTCCAACTTCTTACTGCTACCAAATCACTCGCTGATAAAAATAAAAATTTACAAGTAAGGAGAGCTAGCTATTCAAGGAATTGGCAAGAAGTTCTTGTTGCTGCTTCTGATGGAGTATTTGCTAGAGATATCCGTCTTCACCAAACCGTTGGTATAAATGTGATTGCTCAAAAGGATAAAAACAGATCAACATCTGCCAGAAGATATGGAAGTTCCGGCAACCCAGACGATTTAAGAAAATGGGATATCGAGCAAAGTACTTGTGACTTAAATGAAAGTGCACAAAAAATGCTTTATGCGGGATATGTAGAAGCAGGTCAAATGCCTGTTGTACTGGCCAATAAATTCGGTGGAGTCATATTCCATGAAGCTTGTGGTCATCTTCTTGAAACCACACAATTGGAGCGTGGAACATCTCCTTTTCATGACTCAATAAACAAACAGATTGCTCATAAGGCTGTAAGTGCAGTAGATGAAGGTCTTTCAAATCATGCTTTTGGTTCACTATCTATGGATGATGAAGGGATGGAACCTCAAAATACTTTACTAATCGAAAATGGAATATTAAAAAAATTCCTTTCAGATAGAGCAGGTTTTTTAAGGACTGGACATCCACGAACTGGTAGCGGTAGAAGACAAAATTTTTCATTTGCTGCTGCAAGTCGTATGAGAAATACATATATTCAACAAGGCGATTTCTCTCCTAATGAATTAATAACAAGTGTTGATAATGGCCTTTATTGTAAATCAATGGGTGGAGGAAGTGTTGGTCCTACTGGGCAATTTAATTTCTCAGTTGAGGAAGGCTATTTGATAAAAAATGGAAAGCTTGATAAACCAGTTAAGGGTGCAACATTAATTGGCGAGGCAAAAGAAATACTACCTAGAATATCAATGTGTGCTAATGATCTAGATCTTGCAGCTGGTTTTTGTGGTTCTGTAAGTGGAAGTGTAAACGTTACTGTAGGTCAACCTCATATAAAAGTGGATTCAATAACAGTAGGAGGTAGATAAAATGATTAACTTAATTACTACATATAAAATAGGTGAATTAGATCCACATCTATTAATTAATATTTTAAAAGAATATAGTAAAGAGTCATCAATTAAAAAATGGGATATGGGAGCATCAACTAGTAGGGATATTTCTGTTCAAGTTCAACAAGGTAATGCAAAACAGCTAAAAGGTGCCCAACGAAATTCAATGACCTTAAGGGTGTGGAATGATAATAATCAGGTAGGTATTACTAGCACTTCTGACTTGACGAGCGAAGGAATTAAGAAAGCATTCAGAGGAGCTATTGAAGCCAGCCTTTTTGGCAACGAAAATGAATCTCCAGAATTCTCTCCATTAGCCAGGGCAGAATTGGAAGCTCTAAATTCTAAAGTCTCCAATCCTCATACAATTGATGAATTACTTACTATTCTAAAAAATGCAGAAAAACAATTAATTGAGTCACATCAATCAATAGATTCAATTCCATATAATGGATTGAATGAAACATATATGGAAAGAATATATATAAACAGTGAGGGAGCTAATAGACACATGAAATTATCACAATCCTCTATTTATTTGTATGCAAAGGCTGAAGAAGAAAACAAAAAGCCCAGAAGTGCAGGTTGTATTAGAATAAATTCTAATTTAGATGAACTTGATATAGACTCTTGTATAAATGAAACATCTAAAAAGATAATTAGTCATTTAAATTATAAATCTATTGAAACAAATAAGTATCTTATATGTTTTACACCTGCGGCTTTTCTTCAATTAATAAGTGCATTCAGTTCAATGTTTAATGCACGTTCAATTATTGATGGCCTTAGTTTAATGAACAAAGATTCAATTGGTAAGCAAATATCAGTTCCTAATTTAAATATAAGTGACGAAGGTCTGCACCCAGAAAATGTAGGTGCATTTAGTTTTGATGGCGAAGGAACTCCAACGCAAAATATTAAATTGGTTACTAAAGGAAAATTATCTAACTTACTTCACTCAGAAGCTACTGCAAGAAAATTTGGAGTTAAACCTACTGGTCATGCAGGGTTAGGAGCTAAGGTGTCCGTTTCACCTGATTGGCTGGTTATAAGCAAAAGTGAATCTGAAATTGATAAAGATGAAAGTTTGAGTATAAAAAATACACACAAGGAATATATTCTAATAGATGAACTATCTGCTATTCATTCTGGAGTCAAAGCTAGTCAAGGTTCTTTCTCATTACCTTTCGATGGTTGGATCGTTAATGATGGTAAAAAAATATCTATTGAAGCTGCAACAGTTGCAGGAGATATTTTAAATCTCTTAAATAGTATCGTGAAAATAGAGAATGAACAGATAGTTACGCATCAAGGGATCAGTCCACATGTTTGGGTGGAGAATATATCAATAACTGGTGAAGCGTGAAGATAGTTTTTTGGGGAACGCCTACTTATGCTGCGGAAAATCTAGTAAACATTGTTAATTCTGGACATCAAGTAATTGCGGTAGTTACACAGCCAGATAGAAAGAGAGGTCGAGGGAGAGGCTTGTCACCTTCACCAGTGAAACAAGCTGCAATGGATCTTGGCATACCTGCCTTCGTTACTCATTCAATAAGAAATGATCAAATTACAAAGGAAAAACTTAAATGTTTGCATGCTGATGTTTTTATTGTTGTAGCCTTTGGTCAAATTCTTCCAAAAGAAATATTAGATCAGCCGAAACTTGGATGCTGGAATAGTCATGCTTCGCTATTACCGGTTTGGAGAGGAGCAGCTCCTATTCAGTGGAGCATTATAAATGATGATGTACAGACAGGTATATGTATTATGTCAATGGAAGAAGGTTTAGATACAGGTCCGGTTATTAACCGAGAGATTACGGTCATTAATGATTCAGATAATCTAGAGATTTTAAGTACTAGACTGTCAAATATTTCATCAAAACTATTAGTAAATTCACTTAATAAAATCGAATTAACGAAAGGTTTGAGTAAATCATCGAGACTGGAATATTTAAAAGCTATTGATCAAACTAAGCTAAAAGGTAAACCTAGTTATGCTAGACAAATAAAAAAAGAAGATTATTTAATAGATTGGAATCAAAATGCTAGAAAAATAATAAAAAAAATACAGGGATTATATCCAAATGCGTATACTATTTATAATGGTAAAAGAATAAAGATTTTAGAAGCTAGTACTTTAGAAAATAAAGAGAAATTAATTGAAAGTAAACAAATAGATAACGAATCAATAGAAAAAAGTAAAGGAGGAGAAGTAATTATGATAAATAAAGAAGATGGCGTAATAATAATGACGAATGATTTTCCAATTCAGATTAATTATGCCCAGTTAGAAGGGAAAAAGGCTACTAATAGTTATACTTTATCAATTCAATCTGATCTAAGTGTTAGTAAAATATTAGGTAACTAAAAATTATCAGTTGTATTCTCTTTACTTGAAAAGCCCCATAGAAATAGGCATACCATTAGAAAGAAGAATAAATATTCTGGTATGACTAATAAATTGAATAGCAATTCGAGAATTAACTTTATTCCAATAATACCAACTGCTATATAACCAGCCTTTTCTAAGTTAATGTATATCTCAAGCCATTTAATGAATAATCCAGAAGTGAATCGTAATGCTATTACCCCAATAATTGCACCGGTAATAACTAAAAGAAATTGATCACTTATTGCAACAGCTGCTGTAATACTGTCAATAGAAAAAGCTAGATCGGTTATTGACAATAGAACAATAATCTTAAATATTGAACTTTCTGAATTGTTATTAATATGTTTATTATCATTAGATTTATTAGTATTTATGGAGATAAACTTTGAGATTGACAGAGATATCAAATAAATACCACCAATTAATTTTACTGGCCAAAAGTTAAGTATGAATTGCGCCGTAAGAATTACGAGTATTCTCAGTATTAATGCAATGAATATACCTATATTTAGTGCTTTTTTTTGAAGCTGAATATCATTTAGATTCTTAGTTATGGACGCTAAAGCTACAGCATTATCAGCTGACAATACTAGCTCCAAAGAGACAATGATTGGCAAGAGTGGTGCTAGTTCAACCCATCTGTCGATACCATCAAGTAAAGGGGTTAAGGATCTGAGAGATGCTGAATCCATTAAATTAGGAAAAAATAGCTATTTCACAGCCTGTTTGATATATTTTAACTCTTACTATTCTAAATAGTGTCAATTCAGAAGGGTTATGCGAATTGAATCTAAACTTTGCCACATATCCGAGAATAAAGTCGTTGTTAAAGTAACTGGATGGAATAATGATAAAAATCTAGGTAGTGCACTTGCTGAAGGGGGAACAGTTGAAGTGGCTGAAGACAAAGCTATTTCAAGACTAAATAAAAGGATAAACGGAGAAATAAATAATGAGGAAATCATAAAAACTGATAAAGAAGATGATGTAAAAACCCCATTGAAAGTTGAGTTACCTAAGAGTAATAAGATGGAAAATATTTATAAAGAGCCAACTGATTGGAGTAATATTTTAACTGCTATAGATTTAGAAATACAAAGGTTAAAATGGTCAAGAGATGATGAAAACATTTTTCTTGAAAAAAACTTGGGTTATAATAATCGAAACAAAATTACTAAATACAGTGATATAGTAAACTATCTAAGTTTGTTAAAAAAGACAGACATTTTACATTCAACTAATAAAGTAAATATAAATATTAATAAATTAATTGAAGAATCTGACAGTATACTTAGAGATTTATCATGGGACAACTTACAGGGAAGAGAATATTTACAAAGAGAGTTTAATGTTTCAACGAGAAAGGAACTTAATGAAGAACAATTAATTTCATTTATTGAAAAAATAAAATCAATTCGAAATCAATAACTAACTTACTATGTCTTCTCAATAGACAAATAAAATGTTATTGTAATCACAATAAAATAGTCGACAAGAATAGTGACTTTAGAGTCTGTTGCAAATTATTTAGAAAATCACCAGTTAACAAATGAGTTAATTGGACGTACAAATAGAGAAGAAAGATTAATATTAACAGGAGCTTCTCGTACAGCTAAAGCACTAATCACAACTTCACTTGCTAAGAAAGAATCCAATATATTATTAGTAATTGTACCCACATTAGAAGAAGCGACCAGGTGGTATCCACTGGTAAAAGATTGTGGATGGACCAAGACATGTTTATATCCTACAACTGAAGTCTCTCCATATGACTCAATACAGATAACCACAGAAATTGTATGGGGTCAGTTACAAGTACTTAGTGATATATTGGAATTAAAAGATGATGAGAATATCGCAATTATTGCAACGGAAAGAGCATTACAACCCCATCTCCCTCCAATTGAATATCTTAAATCAAAATGCATTAAATTAAAGGTTGGTGCTGAAATAAACCTAAGAGATTTATCACTCAAATTGAGTGAAAGTGGATATAAAAAATCTAACAATGTTGATCAAGAAGGTACATGGACGAGACGGGGAGATATAGTTGATATTTATCCTGTTAGTAGTGAACTACCAATTAGATTAGAGTTGTTTGGTGATATGCTAGATAAGATTAAAGAATTTGATCCAATATCGCAAAGATCGTTAGAAACAATTGATAATGTATGTATTACTCCAAAAGGTTATGATCCTTTAATTATTAATAAACTTTTATCAATTCAAGACAAGGATATATCGAGTCTGTTATCACAGGATCAGTACTCTGAGTTGATAAATTCAAATGTATTAGAATCTGCTAAAAAATATTTAGGGGTAGCATTTGATAAGCCTTCATCATTATTAAATTACCTAGATGATAGTACATTTATTGTAGTAGATGAAAGGATGCAAGGTTTATCCCATGGGCATGCTTGGTATAACATTGTTGATGAAAGTTATACTGATCTAATAGGGAGTAAAAGCTGTTCAGTAACAGCAAAAAATTTATTTAAACCTAATCTGCATACTAATATTAATGATATTTATGATACAGTTAATACTTATAAAGGGCTAGACATAACAGATTTAGAAGATACTACAGACAAGGATAATGTATTTAATATTTCCAGCAAAGTACATAATTGGCTCCCTAATCAATATGGTAAGATTAGTTTATCATTAAAAGATTATATAAAAGATAAATATTCAATATGGATTATATCAGCACAACCCAGTCGTGCAGTCTCTCTATTAGAAGAACATGAGTGTATCTCCAAGTTTATACCAAATAATAAAGATTTATATGGCATTAAAAGCATTATAGCTGACAACATACCGGTCGCTATTAAAAATAATAATGAGGGAGAAATTGAAGGGTTTTACCTTCCAGCATGGAAAATAGCTTTACTAACTGACAAGGAATTTTTTGGACAACATAATATTTCTAGTACTGGTTATGTAAGAAGAAGGAAGCAATCAGAAAGTAAAAAGATAGATCCCAATAAAATGAAACCTGGTGATTACGTGGTTCACAGAAATCATGGCATAGGCTTATTCCAAAATATTCAAAAATTAAACATTAATGGTGATTCGAGAGATTATTTAGTAATAAAATATATGGATGGAAAATTAAGTGTTGCGGCTGATCAACTTGGTAGTTTAGGGAGATATAGAAATTCAAATTCAAAGACTCCCAAAATAAGTAAACTAGGCGGTGCTAATTGGAACAAAATAAAGGAAAAGGCAAAAAAATCAGTTAAAAAGGTTGCTCTTGATTTGATTAAGTTATATGCAGAAAGAAGTAGAGAAAAAGGGTTCAAGTTTCCAATTGATGGACCATGGCAAAGTGAATTAGAAGACTCATTTCCATACCCATTAACTCCTGATCAGGCAAAAGCCACTATCCAGGTGAAATCTGATATGGAATGTGAAAAGCCTATGGATAGACTCGTTTGTGGTGATGTTGGATTTGGAAAAACAGAGGTTGCAATAAGAGCAATATTTAAGGCTATTACTTCAGGGAAACAAATAGCGTTGTTAGCACCAACAACAGTGTTATCTCAACAACACTGGAGAACGATTTCTGATCGATTTGCACCTTATCCTATTAAAGTATCATTACTAAACAGATTTAAAACCCCTAACGAAAGAAAACAAATATTAAGTGGACTTAAAGATGGACAAATTGATGCTGTTGTTGGTACACATCAGCTCTTGAATAAACAATTAACTTATAAGGACTTGGGACTACTAGTTATAGATGAAGAACAACGTTTTGGAGTTAATCAAAAGGAAAAAATAAAAGAGTTAAAAAAAAGTGTAGATGTATTAACTCTCTCTGCAACCCCAATTCCTCGAACACTCTATATGAGTCTTTCTGGTGTTCGTGAAATGAGTTTAATAACAACACCACCACCATTACGTAGACCAATTAAAACTCATTTATCACCGCTAGATAATGAAATAATAAGAAGCGCAATTTCTCAGGAGATTGATAGGGGTGGCCAAATATTTTATATTGTTCCACGAATAAAAGGGATAGAAGAAGTAGCAAATAAATTAAAAATAATGGTTCCAAATGTGAAGTTATTGATAGCTCATGGGCAAATGAATGAAGGGGAGTTAGAAAATGCAATGCTTGCATTTAATGCTGGAGAAGCAGATATGTTGCTTTGTACAACTATTGTCGAAAGTGGATTAGATATTCCTAGAGTAAATACAATTTTAATTGAAGATTCTCACAAGTTTGGATTATCACAGCTTTACCAATTGAGAGGCAGAGTAGGCCGAAGTGGAGTACAAGCACACGCTTGGTTGTTTTACCCAAGCGAAGAGAAATTAAATGAGATGTCAAGAAAACGGTTAAAAGCCATAAAAGAATTTAGTGATTTGGGTAGTGGATATCAGTTAGCGATGAGGGATATGGAAATTAGAGGAGTTGGAAATATTTTAGGTATTGAACAAAGCGGACAAATGGAAACAATAGGATTTGATTTGTATATGGAATTATTGCAGGAAACTATCGCTGAAATACAAGGTCAAGATATTCCTTCTGTTGAAGATACACAAATTGATTTACCTGTTACAGCTTTTATACCTGGAGATTGGATAACTGATCCAGATGAAAAAATAAATGCTTATAGATTAGCTACACAATGTGAAAACAATGATGCCTTAGTCCAATTCGCTAGCAATTTGGTTGATAGATATGGAACATTACCAAAAGCAGTTGAATCATTAATAGAAGTAATGAAATTAAAAATAGTCGCTAAGAAGTGTGGCTTCTCTAGAATTAAGTTGTCTAAACCAAATATTGAGCTTGAAACAATGATGGATGAGCCAGCCTTTAAGTTACTAAGAAAAGGTTTGGCAACCCATCTTCACGGAAGATTTATCTATAAAAAAGGAGATCGTAGCTCGACCGTGACAATTCGTGGTCTTGGTATTTTGGATAGCGATAAATTGCTAGATCAACTCACTGAATGGCTAAAATTAATGAATTCTCAAATAAATACTCGATAAATCAATTCAGAACTATATGCAGGTCAATCTTTCAATTGGGTGAACAAAACTCTTTTAAAGTAAAAGATTGCTATAGTCTCAAAAATTTGAGTAATTTTACCTTGGGTGAAGTAATAGAAATCAGTTCAAACCAATATGGTCTAAGCCTGTTTAGTGGAATGATAAGTCTTTTGGCTTTAGGGGTTTATACACTTTTGACCGTAGACACAGGCAACGATGACGATGATTCTGATTCTGGAGGTGGTGGCTTAATGCAACCGGTGAATTAATAAAAGATCAGCTAGATATTAGATTTGCAAGTCTTTCTCTAAAATCACCCTTTGCAATTCCTCCTTTAAGCTCACCAATAATTTCAAATTCACCCTCTGGCTCATTAACTAATAGATAAGTCGGCCAGCCCATACCCTCCTTTGATGGGTACTGTTTTAATAGTATGGGTCTATATTTTCTATACACGACTGTATCTTGAAGTTTTACGCTAATAAAATCAATGCCTAATTCATTCGCGACTTTAGAGTCAAAAAAGCTCATCCTGTGACAAGTTCCACAATCATCAGAACTAAATTTAATTAAAGAACAAGACATGTCAAAAATCTATTCAAACTAATACTAAATATAACTATTAATAAAAACCAGTTCAGTAATTAGACTTATTGTTTCTTGCAATAACTGAAAAGAAAGGATCACTCTCTGTGTAATAAATACCAAAAAGCTTTTTATCATGGGTCTTTTCATTTAATATTTTTTCAATCCTCCATCCATTAGAAGTAAGAACACTTTTTATGTAATCAATTCTTTTTTCCTCTGACGAATATGTCCAGATGTTTGGAGCTTTGGTCCAGAATGCTCGATTAGTGAAAGATATTATCAATAATGAATCAGATTTGATAATTCTTGATAATTCTAATGAAACTTTCTCAGGATATTGAAGATATTGCCATCCAGCAACAATTAAGCCAACATCAATGTATGAATCTTCAATTGGCATATTTTGTGTCTTATTTAGATTCTGAACCCAGTATTTATCTAGTATTTTATTTGAACTTAATTCAGCTTCATTCATTCCATGCCCAATAACTTTTTTATATTTAATTTTAGATGGCAGATGACTTACCCAACTACTCATTAAATCTAGAATAACGTGATGAGTGAGTAGATACTCTGAATATAAGTTTGTAAGTCGGTTTCTAAATGAATCGCTCAGATGATGAACATATCTAGGCTGTTGATAAAAAATTTGATCATCAGCGATATCTATCTTTTCTCTATCAGTAATTGTCAGTTTCATTTAAATAAAATTTCTTTATATAATATTAGAACAATCTTTATATATCTGTGAAAAACAAAAAAGAGATGTG is a window of Prochlorococcus marinus str. MIT 0917 DNA encoding:
- a CDS encoding RNB domain-containing ribonuclease, which produces MTSVLQILESLDIEKGLEVSKLEKSLKLTKKQDRDNLNIAIKALKKLRIVQSNQDDKLTINNDRCFLQGRVRCSSKGYCFVVREDQGEDIYIREANLNNAWHGDSVIVLITKQAVKRRAPEGSIQCVLERYNNILLAKVESEQSTGELKAYPLDDRIPVVIDLENSEDYKKKITDKDLIYEIKINKFPIAQFKAKGSIIRDLSINAGVDGDIELLLSKNNISRIFDVPKIAPKKIPLKGREDLTSQPSLLLDSWESKNSPSLPALYAQPYEGGNRIWLHSPSVSERINLGSKLDKYLKEKGEVICLGNDWLDFLNDSLSSASKFKLNEESEAISLVIDINGEGEIIDWKFVLSIVKPVKLITAKQLKAINNRKPTSKSIPVVLKAIKDNLEVIYTILHSAKLINNTNNVSIKLDEYIPNIDRLSELQITFPGRDFHGWSKTYDSGDPQSILDIYIRLSNNILAKHLVGYKLPIIYKEHEEIDQSYINEVSKSALALDKKITVNPDGTVTIIELIKSFESSTEKKILHKLMKHIIPGIHLKLYKPNSDIDNDDQNKEIKTNNIEAFWCCPYLNYWNVFNQLILTSLLADGKNKSTSRSKEIIDLGKKDSWRDVDWDIFSSKIKENIDKHSNLRLVQNLNEIRKKSKSFRNNIISIAQCREAQKIIGKEVTAVITGVQSYGFFAEIEDLTAEGLVHVSTLGDDWYEYRSRQNLLVGRKNKKTYQLAQNVNVRVLKVDIIKNQIDLELVKDSDKESINKIDIDSYS
- a CDS encoding flavin prenyltransferase UbiX, which codes for MNSIVIAMTGASAMQIGERSIQVLLENNQDVDLILSKGAYEVAKSERNINIPVEPKAQCDFWRNRLDVNSGKLTCFRWNDHSASIASGSHKTKGMVIVPCSMGTMGRIASGFSSDLIERCADVHLKENRPLIISPRETPLNLIHIDNIKRLAIAGALIVPPIPAWYTNPQNIEDIIDFIVVRLFDSLGEDLDYIKRWDGPNK
- a CDS encoding DUF2996 domain-containing protein translates to MENQPPTNDKNSGNEVKKTESNNLNIQETSVVNQKVSNILDNPKTSSEIKPNKPPKPPKLEDKPFDEFIIKHLIPGLKTSIEDKGTLVSEIKLIEGERPVVGGKCWMVFCEMSEQRKFWLCFNSEIITSDKTILLAESNSDPSIVESFLIDEKKTTLPLLISRVLQRLNGQKWIGAN
- a CDS encoding TldD/PmbA family protein; amino-acid sequence: MFHTFDDTLKPQIEDLLSLGKSAGADLIEIFLEKSDNISLLAEQEEISNVSPSFGIGAGIRVFLGKKDGFVSTNDLSNEGLLFALNQALGMLGLAVGTKNNVRFEGLTELKDFGTKKNEWLVNSPNLDESTFQLLTATKSLADKNKNLQVRRASYSRNWQEVLVAASDGVFARDIRLHQTVGINVIAQKDKNRSTSARRYGSSGNPDDLRKWDIEQSTCDLNESAQKMLYAGYVEAGQMPVVLANKFGGVIFHEACGHLLETTQLERGTSPFHDSINKQIAHKAVSAVDEGLSNHAFGSLSMDDEGMEPQNTLLIENGILKKFLSDRAGFLRTGHPRTGSGRRQNFSFAAASRMRNTYIQQGDFSPNELITSVDNGLYCKSMGGGSVGPTGQFNFSVEEGYLIKNGKLDKPVKGATLIGEAKEILPRISMCANDLDLAAGFCGSVSGSVNVTVGQPHIKVDSITVGGR
- a CDS encoding TldD/PmbA family protein — translated: MINLITTYKIGELDPHLLINILKEYSKESSIKKWDMGASTSRDISVQVQQGNAKQLKGAQRNSMTLRVWNDNNQVGITSTSDLTSEGIKKAFRGAIEASLFGNENESPEFSPLARAELEALNSKVSNPHTIDELLTILKNAEKQLIESHQSIDSIPYNGLNETYMERIYINSEGANRHMKLSQSSIYLYAKAEEENKKPRSAGCIRINSNLDELDIDSCINETSKKIISHLNYKSIETNKYLICFTPAAFLQLISAFSSMFNARSIIDGLSLMNKDSIGKQISVPNLNISDEGLHPENVGAFSFDGEGTPTQNIKLVTKGKLSNLLHSEATARKFGVKPTGHAGLGAKVSVSPDWLVISKSESEIDKDESLSIKNTHKEYILIDELSAIHSGVKASQGSFSLPFDGWIVNDGKKISIEAATVAGDILNLLNSIVKIENEQIVTHQGISPHVWVENISITGEA